In Prosthecobacter sp. SYSU 5D2, the following proteins share a genomic window:
- a CDS encoding PIG-L family deacetylase produces the protein MKRPALLHCVMLCLSVNLLFPMEAGAVENDGKLRIVVFGAHPDDAQYKAGGTAAKWAKLGHHVKLVSVTNGDIGHWQSAGGPLAQRRLAEVKKADAIVGAETQVLDIHDGELMPTLENRQKIIRIIREYRADIVISHRPWDYHPDHRYVGILVQDAAFMVTVPYICSDVPPLKKNPVFLYSSDGFQKPYPFQGDIVVSVDDVFDQKLAAIHEMPSQHYEGGAGGSEEHVQRVPSEADEAGRKAWLRDRWTQRQSGEAKRFREGLLKWYGPEKGAEVKYAEAFEICEYGRKPTPEEIRILFPFFP, from the coding sequence ATGAAACGACCTGCCCTGCTGCATTGCGTGATGTTGTGCCTGTCTGTGAATCTGCTTTTTCCTATGGAGGCGGGGGCGGTGGAGAATGATGGGAAGCTGCGCATTGTGGTGTTTGGGGCGCACCCGGATGATGCCCAATACAAGGCGGGCGGAACGGCGGCAAAGTGGGCGAAGCTGGGGCACCACGTGAAGCTGGTGTCCGTGACGAACGGCGACATCGGCCACTGGCAGTCGGCCGGGGGGCCGCTGGCGCAGCGGCGGCTGGCGGAGGTGAAGAAGGCGGATGCCATCGTGGGCGCGGAGACGCAGGTGCTGGACATCCATGACGGGGAGCTGATGCCGACCCTGGAGAACCGGCAGAAGATCATCCGCATCATCCGGGAATACCGGGCGGACATTGTGATCTCGCACCGGCCGTGGGACTACCATCCGGACCACCGGTATGTGGGCATCCTGGTGCAGGATGCGGCGTTCATGGTGACGGTGCCGTATATTTGCAGCGATGTACCTCCGCTGAAAAAGAACCCGGTGTTTTTGTATTCGAGCGATGGTTTTCAGAAGCCGTATCCCTTCCAGGGGGACATTGTGGTATCAGTGGATGATGTGTTTGACCAAAAGCTGGCGGCCATCCATGAGATGCCCTCCCAGCACTATGAAGGCGGCGCGGGCGGCAGCGAGGAGCATGTGCAGCGGGTGCCAAGTGAGGCGGATGAGGCGGGGCGGAAGGCCTGGCTGAGGGACCGGTGGACACAGAGGCAGAGCGGGGAGGCCAAGCGCTTCCGTGAGGGGCTGCTGAAGTGGTATGGGCCGGAAAAGGGGGCGGAGGTGAAGTATGCCGAGGCTTTTGAAATCTGCGAATACGGGCGCAAACCGACGCCTGAGGAGATCCGGATTCTGTTTCCGTTTTTTCCGTAG
- a CDS encoding neutral/alkaline non-lysosomal ceramidase N-terminal domain-containing protein, with product MKSNQRRLLSCVCFLGLCVALMAAEKPKPVFRAGAAAVDITPEHFPMNMPGGFSAKMAEKAHDPFHSRALVMADGETTVAMVVVDQLGAGPEVLDEAKKRASEKTGIPMANMMISSTHTHTGPSLNTRSEASAKYYEKFVAGVADSIAQAHGALKPAAMGAAAAPLAEEVFNRRWYVKEDKMPKNPFGRFDRVKTNPGTSPDVIERPAGPTDPDITILSIQDAKRKPVALYANYSLHYVGGVPEGQMSADYFGEFARLMPSRIKGNDDFVAMMSNGTSGDINNIPFGVTRPPREPFEQIRIVAQKAADTAWNAWRKINKHENDVRLGMVQREVTLKYRKPSSQEVAEAKAVLAVKDKDAIAQMPRLAQNYARSTVSAAERPEETVTVQIQALRIGNFAVCAIPFEVFVEIGLDLKKRSPFPQTMVVGLANGRHGYLPTLEQHSLGGYETWIGTCRVQEDTSVILTDHLLEMLAELKGE from the coding sequence ATGAAGTCCAACCAACGGCGTCTGTTATCCTGTGTGTGTTTTCTGGGCCTGTGTGTGGCCCTGATGGCGGCGGAGAAACCGAAGCCGGTGTTTAGGGCGGGTGCGGCGGCGGTGGACATCACGCCGGAGCATTTCCCGATGAACATGCCGGGCGGCTTCAGCGCGAAGATGGCGGAGAAGGCGCATGATCCGTTTCACTCGCGGGCGCTGGTGATGGCGGATGGGGAGACGACTGTGGCGATGGTGGTGGTGGATCAGCTCGGAGCGGGACCGGAGGTGCTGGACGAGGCGAAAAAACGCGCTTCGGAAAAGACCGGCATCCCAATGGCTAACATGATGATCAGCTCCACGCATACGCACACGGGGCCGTCCTTGAACACACGCAGCGAAGCCAGTGCGAAATATTATGAAAAATTTGTCGCGGGTGTGGCGGATTCCATCGCGCAGGCACATGGCGCGCTGAAACCGGCGGCGATGGGCGCGGCGGCGGCGCCGCTGGCGGAGGAGGTGTTTAACCGGCGGTGGTATGTAAAGGAGGACAAGATGCCGAAGAATCCGTTTGGCCGGTTTGACCGGGTGAAGACGAATCCGGGGACGAGCCCGGACGTGATCGAGCGGCCCGCCGGACCGACGGACCCGGACATCACGATCCTGTCCATCCAGGATGCGAAGCGGAAGCCGGTGGCGCTTTATGCGAACTACTCGCTGCACTACGTGGGCGGTGTGCCGGAGGGCCAGATGTCGGCGGATTACTTTGGCGAATTTGCGCGTCTGATGCCTTCGCGCATCAAGGGAAATGATGACTTCGTGGCGATGATGTCCAACGGAACATCGGGAGACATCAACAACATCCCTTTTGGCGTGACAAGGCCTCCGCGTGAGCCGTTTGAGCAGATCCGCATCGTGGCGCAGAAGGCGGCGGACACGGCATGGAATGCCTGGCGGAAGATAAACAAACATGAGAACGATGTGCGGCTGGGCATGGTGCAACGGGAGGTGACTTTGAAATATCGGAAACCATCCTCCCAGGAAGTGGCGGAGGCGAAGGCAGTGCTGGCGGTGAAGGACAAAGATGCCATCGCCCAGATGCCACGGCTGGCGCAGAACTATGCACGCAGCACAGTCAGCGCCGCCGAGCGCCCGGAGGAAACCGTGACCGTGCAGATCCAGGCGCTGCGGATCGGGAACTTTGCGGTGTGCGCGATCCCATTTGAGGTGTTTGTGGAGATCGGCCTGGATTTGAAAAAGCGCAGCCCTTTCCCACAGACCATGGTGGTGGGGTTGGCCAACGGGCGGCACGGGTATCTGCCGACACTGGAGCAACATTCGTTAGGCGGTTATGAGACGTGGATCGGCACCTGCCGCGTGCAGGAAGATACGTCGGTCATTTTGACGGATCATCTGCTGGAGATGCTGGCGGAGCTGAAGGGGGAGTAG
- a CDS encoding substrate-binding domain-containing protein has product MKARPTFQTPLPQRISLVTQTVSALRKGIRTGLWTGHLPAERDLAQALQVGRKTLRAALKELEAEDLVEVSVRSRRRILKPLSKRPRLAQRHTVGLLMATPFQSLHTRRMILLHSLRESLTRAGFESDLHVSPRCFSAHPARALEKLIASHPGTVWLIFGSREPMQRWFIENKIPCLIIGSCRAGLPLPSLDVDHRAACRHAGALLLRKGHRNLALALPLDSFDGDADSELGLRESLTPSPGIHLHVLRHDGSNAHLCRLLDAALASAHPPTSIIVARAIHAFTVTMHLLRRGLRIPHDIAVISRDDDPFFAATVPAVTRYSISIPDYVRRVSTAARQLAETGTLPPKTTRLVPAFVAGETV; this is encoded by the coding sequence ATGAAAGCCCGCCCCACCTTCCAGACTCCGCTTCCCCAGCGCATCTCCCTGGTCACCCAGACCGTCAGCGCTCTTCGCAAAGGCATCCGCACCGGCTTGTGGACCGGCCATCTCCCTGCCGAGCGCGACCTCGCCCAAGCCCTCCAGGTCGGCCGCAAAACCCTCCGCGCCGCCCTCAAGGAACTGGAGGCCGAAGACCTCGTCGAAGTCTCCGTCCGCTCCCGCCGCCGCATCTTGAAGCCCCTGTCCAAACGGCCCCGCCTGGCCCAGCGCCACACCGTCGGCCTGCTCATGGCCACCCCCTTTCAGTCCCTCCATACCCGGCGGATGATCCTCCTTCACTCACTTCGTGAAAGCCTCACCCGTGCCGGATTCGAGAGCGATCTGCACGTCAGCCCGCGCTGCTTCTCCGCCCATCCCGCCCGCGCATTGGAAAAGCTCATCGCCAGCCATCCCGGCACCGTCTGGCTCATCTTCGGTTCGCGCGAGCCCATGCAGCGCTGGTTCATTGAGAACAAAATTCCCTGCCTCATCATCGGCTCCTGCCGCGCCGGTCTGCCCCTCCCGTCCCTGGATGTGGATCACCGTGCCGCCTGCCGCCATGCCGGTGCCCTGCTCCTGCGCAAAGGCCACCGCAACCTCGCTCTCGCCCTTCCCCTGGACTCCTTCGATGGCGATGCCGACAGCGAGCTCGGCCTGCGCGAATCCCTCACACCCAGCCCCGGCATCCATCTCCACGTCCTCCGCCATGACGGCAGCAATGCCCACCTCTGCCGCCTGCTCGATGCCGCCCTCGCCTCCGCACATCCGCCCACCTCCATCATCGTCGCCCGCGCCATTCATGCCTTCACCGTCACCATGCACCTCCTCCGTCGCGGTCTGAGAATTCCTCATGACATCGCCGTCATCTCCCGCGATGACGATCCCTTCTTCGCCGCCACCGTCCCCGCCGTCACCCGTTACAGCATCAGCATCCCGGACTACGTCCGCCGCGTCTCCACCGCCGCCCGCCAGCTCGCCGAAACCGGCACCCTCCCCCCCAAAACTACCCGCCTCGTCCCCGCCTTCGTCGCCGGCGAGACGGTGTAG
- a CDS encoding alpha/beta hydrolase: MNVLAAAVLCLALLTDAVLAGAAPKPVDDAVPPVMPTRADVAYGTHPKQVLHFWQAKTEGPAPLIFFIHGGGWVAGHRLSTLGTFLEEVLAEGISVVSIEYRFVTEALMAGVNPPVQWPMEDAARALQFVRSQAAEWNIDKTRIAACGSSAGACTSLWLAFQDDLADAASSDPVARESTRLFCVAAHLAQTTLDPQQMQEWTPNSRYGGHAFGFMPDPADLTTRDTRFAQFLAARESLMPWIQRYSPYALVSADDPPVYLYYRTPPAMGQPDKDPTHSANFGVKLQERCRAESVECEMFYPGAENAVHRTIQSYLISRLKAP; encoded by the coding sequence ATGAACGTTCTAGCAGCAGCCGTGCTGTGCCTGGCCTTGCTGACGGATGCGGTCCTGGCGGGGGCGGCGCCAAAGCCAGTGGATGACGCGGTGCCGCCGGTGATGCCGACGCGCGCGGATGTGGCCTATGGCACGCATCCGAAGCAGGTGCTGCATTTCTGGCAGGCGAAGACGGAGGGACCTGCACCGCTGATCTTTTTCATTCATGGCGGCGGCTGGGTGGCGGGACACCGGCTGAGCACTTTGGGCACGTTTCTGGAAGAGGTGCTGGCGGAGGGCATCTCGGTGGTGTCCATCGAATACCGGTTTGTGACGGAGGCGCTGATGGCCGGAGTGAATCCACCGGTTCAGTGGCCGATGGAAGATGCGGCGCGGGCTTTGCAATTCGTGCGCAGCCAGGCGGCGGAGTGGAACATTGACAAAACGCGCATCGCGGCCTGCGGGAGCTCCGCCGGGGCCTGCACGAGCCTGTGGCTGGCCTTTCAGGATGACCTGGCGGATGCGGCCAGCAGCGACCCGGTGGCGCGCGAATCCACGCGGCTGTTTTGCGTGGCGGCGCATCTGGCCCAGACGACGCTGGACCCGCAGCAGATGCAGGAATGGACGCCTAACAGCAGGTATGGCGGCCATGCGTTTGGATTTATGCCGGACCCGGCGGATCTGACGACAAGAGACACGCGGTTTGCCCAGTTCCTGGCGGCGCGGGAAAGTCTGATGCCGTGGATCCAGCGCTATTCACCGTATGCGCTGGTGAGCGCGGATGATCCGCCGGTGTATCTGTATTACCGAACGCCTCCGGCGATGGGGCAGCCGGACAAGGATCCCACCCATAGCGCTAATTTTGGCGTGAAGCTGCAGGAGCGCTGCCGGGCAGAATCGGTGGAATGCGAGATGTTTTATCCGGGTGCTGAAAACGCCGTGCATCGGACGATACAATCTTATTTAATCTCACGCCTGAAGGCTCCCTGA
- a CDS encoding aldolase/citrate lyase family protein: MSPSLVLQKLAKGQTVVCAKACYTDPELVEMIASSGYDAVWICMEHKRMDAAMVYSIIQACRLGGADALIRVKPSNYTDVLHLIECGARGIMLPRVRHPDEVRAVVQAMNFPPLGVRGFDGIHAEADFGRIPAAEYLATANEGNFLVVQIEEPEVLVHVDEIAAMPGVDILFVGPADLTLGLGKFGQTGDPEVRAILQIVADACKRHGKVAGIPCAPEQVADYRAMGFEFFNVISDYRCVFHGMKAARAAVGIEK; encoded by the coding sequence ATGTCCCCTTCCCTTGTCCTGCAAAAATTAGCCAAAGGCCAGACGGTGGTCTGTGCGAAGGCCTGCTATACTGACCCTGAACTGGTGGAGATGATCGCCTCATCCGGATACGATGCGGTGTGGATCTGCATGGAGCACAAACGCATGGATGCTGCGATGGTGTATTCGATTATCCAGGCGTGCAGGCTGGGCGGGGCGGATGCACTGATCCGGGTGAAGCCGTCGAACTACACGGATGTGCTGCACCTGATCGAATGCGGAGCGCGCGGCATCATGCTGCCGCGAGTGAGGCATCCGGATGAGGTGCGGGCGGTGGTACAGGCAATGAATTTTCCGCCGCTAGGGGTGCGGGGTTTTGACGGCATCCATGCGGAGGCGGACTTTGGGCGTATCCCGGCAGCGGAGTATCTGGCAACGGCGAACGAAGGGAACTTTTTGGTGGTGCAGATCGAGGAACCGGAGGTGCTGGTGCATGTGGATGAGATCGCGGCGATGCCGGGCGTGGACATCCTTTTTGTTGGGCCTGCGGACCTGACGCTGGGCCTGGGCAAATTTGGCCAGACGGGCGACCCGGAGGTGCGGGCGATTTTGCAAATAGTGGCCGATGCCTGCAAACGGCACGGCAAGGTGGCAGGCATCCCCTGTGCGCCGGAGCAGGTGGCGGACTACCGGGCGATGGGCTTTGAGTTTTTCAATGTCATCAGTGACTACCGTTGTGTTTTCCATGGCATGAAGGCGGCGCGGGCGGCGGTGGGAATCGAGAAATAA
- a CDS encoding FAD-dependent oxidoreductase, with protein MSHVTEQLLKCDLLVAGGGISGVCCALAAARLGARVILCQDRSVLGGNASSEVRMHIVGATGLGGGTALEAELREGGIIEELRLDLAVQNPQRSSAMMDLLLYDKCRREPNIELHLNTTVVRAVVEGGLIREVHAERPLTEERLIIRARTFVDCTGDGRLGVEAGAPYMQGREGQADYGESLAQEVADKKTLGSTILFQARRHAQPMPFTAPPWARRMKAEDFKLRPFGKDGSDLGLEYGYWWIEWGGCLDTLKDNERIRDELLAITLGVWDFVKNHSSVDASHWALEWIGFLPGKRESRRFIGQHVLSERDLIESRPFEDAIAYGGWPIDTHPPEGVDAPELPPCTQHHLPWLYDIPLSSCISAGPRNLMFAGRNLSATHIAFASTRVMATCAVVGQGVGTAAAMALREGVDAANIVQHPELMRAIRQRLLREDCFLLGAVNEDDGDLVRQASGIVASSSQAGSGPEEIRSSQTRSVHGSPETSKEAAGNLWDEVLSGETVGGAVTCAPPGRAVPGLHRWMSDPAEGLPAWLEIQWETGVRLSEVSLIFDTGLHRLLTLSQADGYTQKMCWGRPQPETVKNYAISLQTAKGFVEIGTFRDNYQRRRVHGFEPVDDVMALRITIHATNGIDHARLVEVRAYA; from the coding sequence ATGTCGCACGTCACGGAACAGCTTTTGAAATGTGATCTCCTGGTGGCAGGAGGGGGCATTTCTGGTGTTTGCTGCGCGCTGGCGGCGGCGCGGCTGGGGGCGCGGGTGATCCTGTGCCAGGACCGGTCCGTGCTGGGCGGCAATGCCTCCAGCGAGGTGCGGATGCACATTGTGGGGGCGACGGGGCTGGGTGGCGGCACGGCGCTGGAGGCGGAGCTGCGAGAGGGTGGCATCATTGAGGAACTGCGGCTGGACCTGGCGGTGCAAAATCCGCAACGGTCATCAGCGATGATGGACCTGCTGCTGTATGACAAATGCAGGCGTGAGCCTAACATTGAGTTGCATCTGAATACGACGGTGGTGAGGGCAGTAGTGGAAGGCGGACTGATCCGTGAGGTGCATGCAGAGCGGCCTTTGACGGAGGAGCGGCTCATCATCCGGGCGCGCACTTTTGTGGACTGCACGGGGGATGGGCGACTGGGCGTGGAGGCGGGTGCGCCTTATATGCAGGGGCGCGAGGGGCAGGCGGACTATGGTGAATCGCTGGCGCAGGAAGTGGCGGACAAGAAGACACTGGGCTCGACGATTCTGTTCCAGGCCAGGCGACATGCGCAGCCGATGCCCTTCACGGCTCCGCCGTGGGCGAGACGGATGAAGGCGGAGGATTTTAAGCTGCGGCCTTTTGGTAAAGATGGATCGGACCTAGGGCTGGAGTATGGTTACTGGTGGATCGAATGGGGCGGGTGCCTGGATACGCTGAAGGACAATGAACGCATCCGTGATGAGCTGCTGGCGATCACCCTGGGAGTGTGGGACTTTGTGAAAAATCACTCGTCGGTGGATGCCTCTCATTGGGCGCTGGAGTGGATTGGTTTTCTGCCGGGCAAAAGGGAGAGCAGACGGTTTATCGGCCAGCATGTGCTGAGTGAAAGAGATCTGATAGAATCGCGCCCATTTGAGGATGCGATTGCGTATGGAGGCTGGCCGATTGACACGCATCCGCCGGAAGGCGTAGATGCGCCGGAGCTGCCGCCGTGTACGCAGCATCACCTGCCCTGGCTGTATGACATTCCTTTGAGTTCGTGCATCTCCGCCGGGCCGCGTAATCTGATGTTTGCGGGGCGGAATCTTTCCGCCACGCACATTGCCTTTGCCTCCACGCGGGTGATGGCAACATGCGCGGTGGTGGGCCAGGGCGTGGGGACGGCAGCGGCGATGGCGCTGCGTGAGGGGGTGGATGCGGCGAACATTGTGCAACATCCGGAACTGATGCGAGCGATCCGGCAGCGGCTTTTGAGGGAGGATTGTTTTCTGCTCGGGGCGGTGAATGAGGATGATGGGGACCTGGTGCGCCAGGCATCCGGCATCGTGGCGTCCAGTTCGCAAGCCGGGTCCGGGCCGGAGGAAATCCGCAGCAGCCAAACGAGGTCGGTTCATGGGTCACCAGAGACATCAAAAGAGGCAGCGGGCAATCTTTGGGATGAGGTGCTGAGTGGTGAGACCGTTGGTGGCGCAGTGACCTGCGCACCGCCTGGGCGGGCGGTTCCAGGGCTGCACCGATGGATGAGCGACCCTGCTGAAGGGCTGCCTGCGTGGCTGGAGATCCAGTGGGAAACGGGTGTGCGGCTGAGCGAGGTGAGCCTGATTTTTGACACGGGCCTGCACCGGCTGCTGACGCTGTCGCAGGCGGATGGCTATACCCAAAAGATGTGCTGGGGCCGCCCGCAGCCGGAGACGGTGAAGAACTATGCCATCAGCCTGCAAACGGCGAAGGGGTTTGTGGAGATCGGCACCTTCCGTGACAATTACCAACGCCGCCGGGTGCATGGCTTTGAACCGGTGGACGATGTCATGGCTTTACGCATCACGATTCACGCGACGAACGGGATTGACCATGCGCGGCTGGTGGAAGTGCGCGCCTACGCCTAA
- a CDS encoding exo-alpha-sialidase, with the protein MTVLLTGSPALRAAEAVIPASKEVHVLAASADTPELPYLAFPAVLDLGEEVLISFKQGRSHAADPGAVLEGLWIQRSSGAVKARRTLAKIDGEIMQMGEWVRFANGDITNYIDAQRKEAPTRTGLRFIRSTDGGRSFGKVERLGVVDGVEYGYAFDAITQGKTTWMLVMTFANLTGGELVFKRGSQPGSVDVIRTEDDGGTWKFVRSITRELDGAPINESAFIRDGEDFLVTARGYDNRQWLLRMDDEFKLKKRVDLTAEHDFIQSYVGRPRLFIKDGGFYLLGRNWTDKGPMKLSLFKLDAETLGITRHVLLDNAEAEPVADGYYAQPYWQEREGRMRFNVINYKRGAQPGPDIVRLEYDWEEVK; encoded by the coding sequence ATGACTGTCCTTCTGACAGGGTCCCCTGCCCTGCGGGCAGCGGAGGCGGTGATCCCGGCGAGCAAGGAGGTGCATGTGCTTGCGGCCTCGGCAGACACACCGGAGCTGCCTTACCTGGCGTTTCCGGCGGTGCTGGACCTGGGTGAGGAAGTGCTGATTTCCTTTAAACAGGGGCGGTCCCATGCGGCGGATCCGGGCGCGGTGCTGGAGGGACTGTGGATCCAGCGCAGCAGCGGGGCGGTGAAGGCGCGCCGCACGCTGGCGAAGATTGACGGCGAGATCATGCAGATGGGTGAGTGGGTGCGCTTTGCCAATGGGGACATCACCAATTACATTGATGCGCAGCGCAAGGAGGCACCGACACGCACGGGGCTGCGCTTTATCCGGTCCACGGATGGCGGGCGCAGCTTTGGGAAAGTGGAGCGGCTGGGGGTGGTGGACGGGGTGGAGTATGGGTATGCCTTTGATGCGATCACCCAGGGCAAGACGACGTGGATGCTGGTGATGACCTTTGCCAATCTGACGGGCGGTGAGCTGGTTTTTAAACGCGGCAGCCAGCCGGGATCGGTGGATGTGATCCGCACGGAGGATGATGGCGGCACGTGGAAGTTTGTGCGCAGCATCACGCGTGAGCTTGACGGCGCGCCCATCAATGAGAGTGCGTTTATTCGCGACGGGGAGGATTTTTTGGTGACGGCGCGTGGCTATGACAACCGGCAGTGGCTGCTGCGGATGGATGATGAATTTAAGCTGAAGAAGCGGGTGGACCTGACGGCGGAGCATGACTTTATCCAGTCCTATGTCGGGCGGCCCAGGCTCTTCATCAAAGACGGCGGCTTTTATCTGCTGGGGCGCAACTGGACGGACAAGGGGCCGATGAAACTGAGCCTGTTCAAGCTGGATGCGGAGACGCTGGGCATCACGCGGCATGTGCTGCTGGACAATGCGGAGGCTGAGCCGGTGGCGGACGGATACTATGCGCAGCCGTACTGGCAGGAGCGCGAGGGCCGGATGCGGTTCAATGTGATCAATTACAAAAGGGGAGCGCAGCCAGGGCCTGACATCGTGCGGCTGGAATACGACTGGGAGGAGGTGAAATGA
- a CDS encoding MFS transporter — protein sequence MNRAWLVVAVLWVVAVLNYLDRIMITTMRDSLTEVIPMTDAQFGLLTSVFLWVYGLLSPLAGFLADRFNRCRLIIISLFVWSLLTWLTGYAKTFEQLIVVRALMGVSEAAYLPAALALIADYHRGSTRSLATGIHMTGLSVGTGLGGVGGWLAEKQGWSFAFEVFGIFGIGYAIVLLWLLREAPQEKAAVDTAGLPVLVPKARLGEALVSLFSRGSFILLVVYWSLFGLAGWAVMGWMPTYFKENFDLQQGAAGISATAFLAGAMLLGKLVGGAWADRWTRTNPRARILVPAIGMFIGAPAIFLVAGTSTLAIAIAGLSIYGMMRSFSDSNLMPVLCQVSDPRYRATGYGVLNMFACIIGGLTIYAGGAMRDAQVGVDTLFQSAAVGLLICGVLMLMVKPAKTAS from the coding sequence ATGAACCGTGCGTGGCTTGTGGTGGCGGTGCTGTGGGTGGTGGCGGTCCTGAACTATCTGGACCGCATCATGATCACGACGATGCGGGATTCACTGACGGAGGTGATCCCGATGACGGATGCGCAGTTCGGTCTTTTGACATCGGTTTTCCTGTGGGTGTATGGGCTGCTGAGCCCGTTGGCGGGTTTTTTGGCGGACCGCTTCAACCGCTGCCGACTGATCATCATCAGCCTGTTTGTGTGGTCGCTGCTGACATGGCTGACGGGTTATGCGAAGACGTTTGAGCAGCTCATCGTGGTGCGTGCGCTGATGGGGGTGAGCGAGGCGGCGTATCTGCCTGCGGCGCTGGCTTTGATCGCAGATTATCATCGCGGCAGTACGCGGTCGCTGGCCACGGGCATTCACATGACGGGCCTGAGCGTGGGCACAGGCCTGGGCGGCGTGGGCGGCTGGCTGGCGGAGAAACAGGGGTGGAGCTTTGCGTTTGAGGTGTTTGGGATTTTCGGCATCGGTTATGCCATCGTGCTCCTCTGGCTTCTGCGTGAGGCACCGCAGGAGAAGGCGGCCGTGGACACGGCGGGGCTGCCAGTTTTGGTCCCCAAAGCGCGGCTGGGCGAGGCGCTGGTGAGCCTCTTCAGCCGGGGCTCGTTCATTCTGCTGGTGGTTTACTGGAGCCTTTTCGGTCTGGCAGGCTGGGCGGTGATGGGCTGGATGCCGACATATTTCAAAGAGAACTTCGACCTGCAGCAAGGCGCGGCGGGCATCTCTGCCACGGCCTTTCTGGCGGGCGCAATGCTGCTGGGCAAGCTGGTGGGCGGAGCCTGGGCTGACCGCTGGACGCGGACGAATCCGCGTGCGCGCATCCTGGTGCCTGCCATCGGCATGTTTATCGGTGCGCCGGCGATATTCCTCGTGGCAGGCACTAGCACGCTGGCCATCGCCATCGCGGGCCTGTCCATCTACGGCATGATGCGGTCGTTTTCGGATTCGAACCTGATGCCGGTCCTGTGCCAGGTCTCAGACCCGCGCTACCGGGCCACGGGGTATGGGGTGCTGAACATGTTCGCCTGCATCATCGGCGGCCTAACTATTTATGCCGGAGGCGCGATGCGGGATGCCCAGGTGGGTGTGGACACCTTGTTTCAATCGGCCGCCGTAGGGCTGCTCATCTGCGGGGTGCTGATGCTGATGGTGAAACCGGCGAAGACTGCTTCTTGA
- a CDS encoding sialidase family protein → MKLHLLTWLFFTGVFNAGSIRGEVATEPEDIVRYVAVDNVCAWPNLTLLKDGSIAAIIHNQPSHARMEGDIDCWTSRDGAMWEKRAQPAPNAPGTVRMNVAAGKATNGDLVVLCSGWTLKNGAPKTVLPCWVTRSADSGSTWEVIRAFPEAEPGWTHFVPFGPILPGEDGRLHTSCYARGLEDRNARQVWHFASRDEGRTWKRGAVIGQDHNETSIFHLGGKRWLAAARNNAAAHVVLFRSDDDGESWQGGEPITANRELNAHLLRLADGRILLSYGNRSPGEFGVLAKFSTDEGRTWSTPVRLAHSLSSDCGYPSSVQRADGRIVTAFYSASAVNHERYHMGVAIWKAPDFKP, encoded by the coding sequence ATGAAACTGCACCTCCTGACATGGCTCTTTTTCACTGGGGTATTCAACGCCGGTTCCATCCGGGGTGAAGTGGCGACGGAGCCTGAGGACATCGTCCGTTACGTGGCGGTGGACAATGTCTGTGCGTGGCCAAATTTGACGTTGCTGAAGGATGGCAGTATTGCGGCCATCATCCATAACCAGCCCAGCCATGCGCGAATGGAAGGTGACATTGACTGCTGGACCAGCCGCGACGGGGCGATGTGGGAAAAGCGTGCGCAACCGGCCCCGAATGCGCCTGGCACAGTGCGCATGAATGTGGCGGCAGGCAAGGCGACAAATGGCGACCTGGTGGTGCTGTGCTCGGGCTGGACGCTGAAGAATGGCGCGCCCAAGACGGTGCTGCCCTGCTGGGTGACGAGGTCCGCCGACAGCGGAAGCACCTGGGAGGTGATCCGCGCCTTTCCCGAGGCTGAGCCAGGGTGGACGCACTTTGTGCCGTTTGGCCCCATCCTGCCGGGGGAGGATGGACGGTTACACACTTCTTGTTATGCTCGCGGCCTGGAAGACCGGAATGCGCGGCAGGTCTGGCACTTTGCCAGCAGGGACGAGGGCAGGACGTGGAAGCGTGGCGCGGTGATCGGCCAGGATCACAATGAGACCTCGATCTTCCATCTGGGCGGGAAACGCTGGCTGGCGGCTGCGCGAAACAATGCGGCCGCCCACGTGGTGCTTTTCCGTTCGGATGATGACGGTGAGAGCTGGCAGGGAGGTGAGCCCATCACCGCAAACCGCGAGCTGAACGCGCATCTGCTGCGCCTGGCGGATGGCCGAATTTTGCTGTCCTATGGCAATCGATCACCAGGGGAGTTTGGCGTCCTGGCCAAATTCAGCACGGATGAAGGCCGCACCTGGAGCACCCCCGTCCGGCTGGCACACAGCCTGTCATCGGACTGCGGTTATCCCAGCAGTGTGCAGCGTGCGGATGGGCGCATCGTGACGGCTTTTTATTCCGCATCGGCTGTAAACCATGAGCGCTATCACATGGGTGTGGCCATCTGGAAAGCTCCTGATTTCAAACCCTGA